One genomic segment of Humidesulfovibrio mexicanus includes these proteins:
- a CDS encoding nucleotide sugar dehydrogenase — translation MGLKAGIEDLRAGRASVAVVGLGYVGLPLAVALSRHFPVIGFDISKKRVEELEAGSDRTGEVLPGDLKAAKVAYTCDAARLKDAAVVIVAVPTPIDEHRSPDLRPVVGATKTVGANLAPGAVVVYESTVYPGLTEEVCVPLLEETSGLKCGEGFFVGYSPERINPGDRAHTLETITKVVAGQDAKTADLLCALYGAVVKAGTFRASSIKVAEAAKVIENTQRDLNIALMNELAAIFDRMGIDTLEVLEAAGTKWNFLPFRPGLVGGHCIGVDPYYLTFKAQALGFSPRVILAGRAINDAVGGFIAETCVKKLIAADVKVKGARVGVLGFTFKENVPDLRNTKVIDVVRALEDYGVRVLTTDPMADADEARHEYGIGLSPVSELRDLDALILAVAHRQYADLGFEELRGWFRQGAAPIVLDVKGHFDPAAAAAAGFTLWRL, via the coding sequence ATGGGTTTGAAAGCGGGCATCGAGGATCTGCGCGCCGGGCGCGCCAGCGTGGCCGTGGTTGGCCTGGGCTACGTGGGCCTGCCCCTTGCCGTGGCCTTGTCGCGGCATTTTCCGGTCATCGGATTCGATATTTCCAAGAAGCGCGTGGAGGAGCTTGAGGCCGGGAGCGACCGCACCGGCGAGGTGCTTCCCGGCGACCTCAAGGCGGCCAAGGTCGCCTATACCTGCGACGCAGCCCGCCTGAAGGACGCCGCCGTGGTCATTGTGGCCGTGCCCACGCCCATAGACGAGCACCGCTCCCCGGACTTGCGGCCGGTCGTCGGCGCGACGAAGACCGTCGGCGCGAACCTGGCTCCCGGCGCGGTGGTGGTGTACGAGTCCACCGTGTATCCCGGCCTGACGGAAGAGGTGTGCGTGCCCCTGCTGGAGGAAACCAGCGGCCTCAAGTGCGGCGAGGGCTTCTTTGTCGGCTACTCGCCGGAGCGCATCAACCCCGGCGACCGCGCCCATACGCTGGAAACCATCACCAAGGTGGTGGCCGGGCAGGACGCCAAAACCGCGGACCTGCTGTGCGCGCTCTACGGCGCCGTGGTCAAGGCGGGCACTTTCCGGGCCTCCTCCATCAAAGTGGCCGAGGCGGCCAAGGTCATCGAGAACACCCAGCGCGACCTGAACATCGCCCTGATGAACGAGTTGGCGGCGATTTTCGACCGCATGGGCATCGACACCCTGGAAGTGCTTGAGGCCGCTGGCACCAAATGGAACTTTCTGCCCTTCCGGCCGGGGCTCGTGGGTGGGCACTGCATCGGCGTTGACCCGTACTACCTCACCTTCAAGGCCCAGGCTCTCGGCTTTTCGCCGCGCGTCATCCTGGCCGGGCGCGCCATCAACGACGCCGTGGGCGGCTTCATCGCCGAAACCTGCGTCAAGAAGCTCATCGCCGCCGATGTGAAGGTCAAGGGGGCGCGCGTGGGCGTGCTCGGCTTCACCTTCAAGGAAAACGTGCCCGATCTGCGCAACACCAAGGTCATCGATGTGGTGCGCGCGCTGGAGGACTATGGCGTGCGGGTGCTGACCACCGATCCCATGGCCGATGCGGACGAGGCCCGGCACGAGTACGGCATCGGGCTTTCGCCCGTCTCCGAACTGCGCGACCTGGACGCGTTGATCCTGGCCGTTGCGCACCGGCAGTACGCCGACCT
- a CDS encoding DUF2065 domain-containing protein yields MNLDWPLFFVALGLAFLMEGLPYFLLAERMPPVLLTLASRPPRALRVLGLTSMILGVLLVALGRSF; encoded by the coding sequence ATGAACCTCGACTGGCCCCTTTTCTTCGTGGCCCTGGGCCTGGCCTTCCTCATGGAAGGGCTGCCCTACTTTCTGCTGGCCGAGCGCATGCCGCCCGTGCTGCTGACCCTGGCCAGCAGGCCGCCGCGCGCGCTGCGCGTGCTGGGCCTCACATCCATGATCCTGGGCGTGCTTCTGGTGGCTCTGGGCCGCTCGTTCTAG